The following proteins are co-located in the Candidatus Competibacteraceae bacterium genome:
- a CDS encoding malate dehydrogenase, translating to MKQPVRVVITGAAGNIGYAMAFRIASGSMLGPDQPVILQLLEITPALQALQGVVMELNDCAFPLLANVVATDDLKTAFTDANFAMLVGARPRGPGMERKDLLTANGAIFGPQGKALNDHAARDVRVLVVGNPANTNSLIAASSAPDLSPRQFHAMTRLDHNRALSQLAEKTGSHVNDIKKMTIWGNHSATQYPDIGQCTVKGQAATSLVDQGWYRDTFIPTVQQRGAAIITARGASSAASAASSAIDHMRDWALGTPEGDWVSMAVPADGSYGIGEGVIYSYPCVCKNGDYEIVQGLPIDEFSRGKMAATEQELREERSSIEDLLRAK from the coding sequence ATGAAACAACCTGTCCGCGTCGTCATCACCGGTGCTGCTGGCAACATCGGTTATGCCATGGCCTTCCGGATTGCTTCGGGCAGCATGCTGGGTCCCGATCAGCCGGTGATCCTGCAGTTGCTGGAAATCACCCCGGCGCTGCAAGCCTTGCAGGGCGTGGTGATGGAACTGAACGACTGCGCCTTCCCACTGCTGGCCAACGTGGTTGCCACCGACGACCTGAAGACCGCTTTCACCGACGCCAATTTCGCCATGCTGGTCGGTGCCCGGCCGCGCGGCCCCGGCATGGAGCGCAAGGACCTGCTCACCGCCAACGGCGCCATCTTCGGACCGCAAGGCAAGGCGCTGAATGACCATGCCGCGCGCGACGTGCGGGTGTTGGTGGTCGGCAATCCGGCCAATACCAACTCCCTGATCGCCGCCAGCAGCGCGCCTGATCTCAGTCCGCGCCAGTTCCATGCCATGACCCGGCTGGATCATAACCGCGCCCTGAGCCAACTGGCCGAAAAGACCGGTAGCCATGTCAACGACATCAAGAAGATGACCATCTGGGGCAACCACTCCGCGACTCAGTATCCCGACATCGGCCAATGCACCGTCAAGGGCCAGGCGGCAACCTCGCTGGTCGATCAGGGCTGGTACCGCGATACCTTCATCCCCACCGTGCAGCAGCGCGGCGCGGCGATCATCACGGCCCGTGGCGCTTCTTCCGCCGCCTCCGCCGCCTCCTCGGCCATCGATCACATGCGCGATTGGGCGCTGGGCACTCCCGAGGGCGACTGGGTCAGCATGGCGGTCCCCGCCGATGGCTCCTACGGCATCGGCGAAGGCGTGATTTACTCCTATCCCTGCGTCTGCAAGAACGGGGACTACGAGATCGTGCAGGGCTTGCCGATCGATGAGTTCAGCCGCGGCAAGATGGCCGCCACCGAGCAGGAGCTGCGCGAGGAACGCTCCAGCATCGAAGACCTGCTCAGGGCCAAATAA